A single region of the Solwaraspora sp. WMMD791 genome encodes:
- the argC gene encoding N-acetyl-gamma-glutamyl-phosphate reductase, whose protein sequence is MGIRVAVAGASGYAGGELLRLIAGHPELDLVAATAHSQAGAPVAAVHPHLVGLDLTFAGTDAASFADADLVFLALPHGESAAIAATLPAGVKVVDLGADHRLTDSAAWDRYYGGRHAGSWTYGLPELPGQRERIAAADRVAATGCYAVAITLALAPLIAAGAVDPADVVVVAASGTSGAGRAAKTHLLASEVMGSLSPYKVGAHQHVPEIKQATGATSLSFTPVLAPMPRGILATVTARPAGGAGTAADPAAADPAAADPAAADPAAADPAAAARAALTAAYADEPFVHLLPAGSWPATAATLGSNACHLQVTTDVDSGRVIVTSAIDNLGKGAAGQAVQCANLMLGLPETTGLTAFGVAP, encoded by the coding sequence ATGGGCATCCGGGTCGCCGTTGCCGGCGCGAGCGGGTACGCCGGGGGAGAGCTGCTGCGGCTGATCGCCGGGCATCCCGAGCTGGATCTGGTCGCCGCCACGGCGCACAGTCAGGCGGGCGCGCCGGTCGCCGCCGTACATCCGCACCTGGTCGGCCTCGACCTGACCTTCGCCGGCACCGACGCCGCCAGCTTCGCCGACGCGGACCTGGTCTTCCTGGCCCTGCCGCACGGGGAGTCCGCCGCGATCGCCGCCACGCTGCCCGCCGGGGTCAAGGTCGTCGACCTCGGTGCCGACCACCGGTTGACCGACTCCGCCGCCTGGGACCGCTACTACGGCGGCCGGCACGCCGGTTCCTGGACGTACGGCCTGCCGGAGCTGCCCGGCCAGCGGGAGCGGATCGCCGCCGCCGACCGGGTCGCCGCCACCGGCTGCTACGCCGTCGCCATCACCCTGGCGCTCGCCCCACTGATCGCCGCCGGCGCGGTGGACCCCGCCGACGTCGTGGTGGTCGCCGCCAGCGGCACCTCCGGCGCCGGCCGGGCCGCCAAGACACACCTGCTGGCCAGCGAGGTGATGGGCAGCCTGTCGCCGTACAAGGTGGGCGCGCATCAGCACGTCCCGGAGATCAAGCAGGCCACCGGTGCGACCAGCCTCTCCTTCACCCCGGTACTGGCCCCGATGCCGCGCGGCATCCTGGCCACGGTCACCGCCCGCCCGGCCGGCGGTGCCGGCACCGCCGCCGACCCGGCCGCCGCCGACCCGGCCGCCGCCGACCCGGCCGCCGCCGACCCGGCCGCCGCCGACCCGGCCGCCGCCGCGCGCGCGGCGCTGACCGCCGCGTACGCCGACGAGCCGTTCGTGCACCTGCTGCCCGCCGGCAGTTGGCCGGCCACCGCCGCGACTCTCGGCTCCAACGCCTGCCACCTGCAGGTGACCACCGACGTCGACTCGGGACGGGTGATCGTGACCAGCGCCATCGACAATCTCGGCAAAGGTGCCGCCGGACAGGCCGTACAGTGCGCCAACCTGATGCTCGGCCTGCCGGAGACCACCGGCCTGACTGCCTTCGGGGTTGCGCCATGA
- the argB gene encoding acetylglutamate kinase: MTDSHGQLSRDLSVAQAKAATLIEALPWLARFHGETVVVKYGGNAMIDPQLQRAFAADMVFLRYAGIRPVVVHGGGPQISSMLRRLGIASEFKGGLRVTTPEAMDVVRMVLVGQVGRELVGLINEHGPYAVGLSGEDAHLFTAVRRPAYVDGEPVDVGQVGDVDTVNPSAVADIIAAGRIPVISTVAPDVDGVLHNLNADTAAAALAIALRARKLVVLTDVPGLYADWPDTASLISRIAADDLADLLPTLAAGMVPKMEACLRAVRGGVPAAHVVDGRVAHSTLLEVFTSEGFGTMVTDPTNDGES, translated from the coding sequence ATGACGGATTCCCATGGACAGCTGAGCCGTGACCTCAGCGTCGCCCAGGCCAAGGCGGCCACCCTGATCGAGGCGTTGCCCTGGCTGGCCCGTTTCCACGGCGAGACGGTCGTGGTCAAGTACGGCGGTAACGCCATGATCGACCCGCAGCTGCAGCGGGCCTTCGCCGCCGACATGGTCTTTCTGCGTTACGCCGGCATCCGCCCGGTCGTGGTGCACGGCGGCGGGCCGCAGATCTCCAGCATGCTGCGCCGGCTCGGCATCGCCAGTGAGTTCAAGGGCGGCCTGCGGGTCACCACCCCGGAAGCGATGGACGTCGTCCGGATGGTGCTCGTCGGCCAGGTCGGCCGGGAACTCGTCGGCCTGATCAACGAGCACGGGCCGTACGCCGTCGGCCTGTCCGGCGAGGACGCGCACCTGTTCACCGCGGTGCGTCGCCCCGCGTACGTCGACGGCGAACCGGTCGACGTCGGCCAGGTCGGCGACGTCGACACGGTCAACCCGTCGGCGGTCGCCGACATCATCGCCGCCGGCCGCATCCCGGTGATCTCCACGGTGGCTCCCGACGTCGACGGTGTCCTGCACAACCTCAACGCCGACACCGCCGCCGCCGCGCTGGCGATCGCGTTGCGGGCCCGCAAACTGGTCGTCCTCACCGACGTGCCCGGCCTGTACGCCGACTGGCCCGACACCGCCAGTCTGATCAGCCGGATCGCCGCCGACGACCTGGCCGATCTGCTGCCCACCCTCGCCGCCGGCATGGTGCCGAAGATGGAGGCCTGCCTGCGGGCGGTACGCGGCGGGGTGCCCGCCGCCCATGTGGTCGACGGCCGGGTCGCCCACTCCACCCTGCTGGAAGTCTTCACCTCCGAAGGCTTCGGCACCATGGTCACCGATCCGACGAACGACGGGGAGTCCTGA
- a CDS encoding acetylornithine transaminase has translation MTSLRDRWSASLMDNYGTPPLALVRGEGATVVAEDGRRYLDLLGGIAVNALGHAHPAIVEAVTRQISSLGHVSNLYVAEPPVALAELLLALTGRPGAVFFGNSGAEAVEAAFKLSRRTGRTHVVATHDGFHGRTMGALALTGQPAKADPFRPLPGEVTHVPYGDADALAAAVTDRTAMVILEPIQGEAGVVVPPPGYLAAAREITTRHGALLTLDEVQTGVGRTGHWFAHQADGITPDVVTLAKGLGGGLPIGACIAFADTQVGGVGTPAARLTPAALLTPGSHGSTFGGNPVCCAAALAVLRTIAADGLLDHVKRVGEQLRRGVEALGHPLVASVRGAGLLLGVVLTAPVAPAVAVALRDAGFLVNPAQPDVIRLAPPLILTAEQADGFLATLPAALDAATTTGEGS, from the coding sequence ATGACCTCGCTGCGGGACCGCTGGTCCGCATCGTTGATGGACAACTACGGCACGCCGCCGCTGGCGTTGGTACGCGGTGAGGGTGCCACCGTCGTCGCCGAGGACGGCCGCCGCTACCTCGACCTGCTCGGCGGGATCGCGGTCAACGCCCTCGGTCACGCCCACCCGGCGATCGTCGAGGCGGTCACCCGCCAGATCAGCTCACTCGGGCACGTCTCCAACCTGTACGTCGCCGAGCCGCCGGTCGCCCTGGCCGAGCTGCTACTGGCGCTGACCGGTCGCCCCGGCGCGGTCTTCTTCGGCAACTCGGGCGCCGAAGCCGTCGAGGCGGCGTTCAAGCTGTCCCGCCGGACCGGGCGCACCCACGTGGTCGCCACCCACGACGGCTTCCACGGCCGCACCATGGGCGCGTTGGCGCTCACCGGGCAGCCGGCCAAGGCCGACCCGTTCCGGCCGCTGCCCGGCGAGGTCACCCACGTGCCGTACGGCGACGCCGACGCGCTCGCCGCCGCCGTCACCGACCGCACCGCCATGGTGATCCTGGAGCCGATCCAGGGCGAGGCCGGCGTCGTGGTGCCGCCGCCGGGCTATCTGGCCGCCGCCCGGGAGATCACCACCCGGCACGGTGCCCTGCTCACCCTCGACGAGGTGCAGACCGGGGTCGGGCGGACCGGCCACTGGTTCGCCCACCAGGCCGACGGGATCACCCCGGACGTCGTCACCCTGGCGAAGGGCCTCGGCGGTGGGCTGCCGATCGGTGCCTGCATCGCCTTCGCCGACACCCAGGTCGGTGGCGTGGGCACCCCGGCAGCGCGACTGACCCCGGCGGCGCTGCTCACCCCGGGCAGCCACGGCAGCACCTTCGGCGGCAACCCGGTCTGCTGCGCGGCGGCGCTCGCCGTACTGCGGACCATCGCCGCCGACGGGCTGCTCGACCACGTCAAACGGGTCGGCGAGCAGCTGCGCCGGGGCGTCGAGGCGCTCGGCCACCCGCTGGTCGCCTCGGTACGCGGTGCCGGTCTGCTGCTCGGCGTCGTGCTCACCGCGCCCGTCGCGCCAGCGGTCGCCGTCGCCCTGCGCGACGCCGGCTTCCTGGTCAACCCGGCCCAGCCGGACGTGATCCGGCTGGCCCCGCCGCTGATCCTCACCGCCGAGCAGGCCGACGGGTTCCTCGCCACGCTGCCTGCCGCGCTGGACGCCGCCACCACCACAGGAGAAGGCTCGTGA
- a CDS encoding SGNH/GDSL hydrolase family protein translates to MRPSDNHTDPATPAEPVRRSRSGRRAAAFSGGAVLAITIVAALAVTVGGAAPSAPSAPAGPASGDRHAATWVAAWAPSPVEGSTIPWSDCPAGDGLADQTVRNVAFVSAGGTAVRVRVTNTFGTRALKVGRASVAIQRDGATAVAGSMRELTFGGQREVTVAAGGRALSDPVPLRVAALSTLLVSVYVPEPTGSVTNHPFTAQGNHLAAGDRATAPTADGYADTPCWMLVDGIDVQAGPRVVGSVVALGDSITDTATTTGNANQRWPDHLARRLQDRPGPTLSVVNAGLGGNRLLAPRDGEPYWGVPALARLERDVYAQTGVRAVILLEGTNDIGYSAPAADIIAGYQQVIAQTRAQGLPIFGGTVPPFGGSFLDTPERQEIWRDVNHWIRTSGAFDGVIDFAAALADPADPTRLAATYDSGDRLHPNDAGCAAMADAVDLAALLRR, encoded by the coding sequence GTGCGCCCCAGCGACAATCACACCGACCCGGCCACACCGGCGGAACCGGTACGACGGAGCCGATCAGGCAGGCGGGCGGCGGCATTCAGCGGCGGCGCAGTCCTGGCGATCACCATCGTGGCGGCGCTCGCCGTCACCGTCGGTGGCGCAGCGCCCTCGGCACCGTCCGCGCCCGCCGGACCGGCCAGTGGCGACCGGCACGCCGCCACCTGGGTCGCCGCCTGGGCGCCGAGCCCGGTCGAAGGTAGCACCATTCCCTGGTCGGACTGCCCGGCCGGGGACGGGCTGGCCGACCAGACCGTCCGCAACGTCGCCTTCGTCAGCGCCGGCGGCACGGCGGTGCGGGTACGGGTCACCAACACGTTCGGCACCCGGGCGCTGAAGGTCGGTCGGGCGTCGGTCGCCATCCAGCGCGATGGTGCGACCGCTGTCGCCGGCTCGATGCGGGAGCTGACCTTCGGCGGGCAGCGGGAGGTCACCGTCGCCGCCGGTGGGCGGGCACTCAGTGACCCGGTGCCGTTGCGGGTCGCCGCGCTCAGCACCCTGCTGGTCAGCGTGTACGTACCGGAGCCGACCGGGTCGGTGACCAACCATCCGTTCACCGCCCAGGGAAACCACCTCGCGGCCGGTGACCGGGCGACCGCACCGACCGCCGACGGGTACGCCGACACGCCGTGCTGGATGCTGGTCGATGGAATCGACGTACAGGCGGGCCCCAGGGTCGTCGGGAGCGTCGTCGCGCTCGGCGACTCGATCACCGACACCGCCACCACCACCGGCAACGCCAACCAACGCTGGCCGGACCATCTCGCCCGCCGGCTACAGGACCGCCCCGGACCCACCCTGTCCGTGGTGAACGCCGGGCTCGGTGGCAACCGGCTGCTCGCCCCACGCGACGGGGAACCGTACTGGGGTGTGCCGGCGCTGGCCCGCCTGGAACGCGACGTCTACGCCCAGACCGGGGTACGGGCGGTGATCCTCCTGGAGGGCACCAACGACATCGGCTACAGCGCCCCGGCCGCCGACATCATCGCCGGCTATCAGCAGGTCATCGCGCAGACCCGAGCACAGGGGCTGCCGATCTTCGGCGGCACCGTGCCGCCGTTCGGCGGCTCGTTCCTGGACACTCCCGAGCGGCAGGAGATCTGGCGCGACGTCAACCACTGGATCCGTACCAGTGGAGCGTTCGACGGAGTGATCGACTTCGCGGCGGCGCTGGCCGACCCGGCCGACCCGACCCGACTGGCGGCCACCTACGACAGCGGCGACCGCCTGCACCCCAACGATGCGGGCTGCGCGGCGATGGCCGACGCCGTCGACCTTGCCGCACTGCTCCGGCGCTGA
- a CDS encoding phenylalanine--tRNA ligase subunit beta: MRIALSWLREHVDLPADLTAQQLEDALVGLGLEVESIVDLAGTVTGSLVVGEVREIEELTGFKKPIRFCRVDVGTANGTGEPQEIVCGATNFAPGDKVVVILPGGVLPGGFAIGARKTYGRNSNGMICSARELGVSDDHAGIIVLPPDVTAAPGDDARPVVGLDDVVVEVEITPDRGYAMSVRGIARELAQALGVPWRDPAAVDAPGATDTPAYPVEVRDTVGCDRFAARMVRGIDPTAPTPAWMARRLTTAGVRSISLAVDITNYVMLELGQPMHAFDADRISGPLVVRRAVAGEKLTTLDGVARVLDAEDMVICDDTGPISLAAVMGGETSEVVADTRTVLFEAAHWDPVMVGRTARRHKLFSEAAKRWERGVDPALPLVAIDRAVRLLTEYAGGSAGAEILDIDHVAPPTPIVIDAGLPGRRVGVTYPPQRVVELLEAVGCTVATGARAGVASATTVATGAATATSAASAPDDGAAPLVVAPPSWRPDLTDPADLVEEVVRLAGYDNVPSALPPAPAGRGLTAAQRRRRTVARALAEAGHVEALCYPFVSPQAADDLGLPADDPRRDAVRLANPLADTDPLLRTTLLPPLLATLRRNIGRGQRDVALYEIGVVFQPRPDAAAPPAMGVDDRPDDAVFAAADAAVPHQPWHVAVVLAGEVAPGGWWGTGRPASWADAVEAGRTVLDAAGIPADRVEVRAGEYAPWHPGRCAELLVDGVVVGHAGELHPAAVAALELPRRTCAMELDLDAVPPAPVVPAPDFSSFPPALIDVALVVDEATPAAQVRAALVDGAGELLESVRLFDVYAGEQLGAGRKSLAYKLVFRAPDRTLTVEEAVAARDGAVAEAASRLGATLRGA, encoded by the coding sequence ATGCGGATCGCACTCTCCTGGCTGCGCGAACACGTCGACCTGCCGGCCGACCTGACGGCGCAGCAACTCGAAGACGCCCTCGTCGGGCTCGGCCTGGAGGTCGAGTCCATCGTCGACCTGGCCGGCACCGTCACCGGCTCCCTCGTCGTCGGCGAGGTCCGCGAGATCGAGGAGCTCACCGGCTTCAAGAAGCCGATCCGGTTCTGCCGGGTCGACGTCGGCACCGCCAACGGCACCGGCGAACCACAGGAAATCGTCTGCGGCGCCACCAACTTCGCCCCCGGCGACAAGGTCGTCGTCATCCTGCCCGGCGGCGTACTACCCGGCGGCTTCGCCATCGGCGCCCGCAAGACCTACGGGCGCAACTCCAACGGCATGATCTGCTCCGCCCGCGAACTGGGCGTCAGCGACGACCACGCCGGCATCATCGTGCTGCCCCCGGACGTCACCGCCGCGCCCGGCGACGACGCCCGGCCCGTCGTCGGCCTCGACGACGTCGTGGTCGAGGTCGAGATCACCCCCGACCGGGGGTACGCCATGTCGGTGCGCGGGATCGCCCGTGAACTCGCCCAGGCGCTCGGCGTACCGTGGCGGGACCCGGCGGCGGTCGACGCACCCGGCGCCACCGATACCCCGGCGTACCCGGTCGAGGTCCGCGACACCGTCGGCTGCGACCGGTTCGCCGCCCGGATGGTCCGCGGTATCGACCCGACCGCGCCGACGCCGGCCTGGATGGCCCGCCGGCTGACCACCGCCGGGGTACGCAGCATCAGCCTCGCCGTCGACATCACCAACTACGTGATGCTCGAACTCGGCCAGCCGATGCACGCCTTCGACGCCGACCGGATCTCCGGCCCGCTCGTGGTACGCCGGGCGGTCGCGGGGGAGAAGCTGACCACCCTGGACGGGGTGGCCCGCGTCCTCGACGCCGAGGACATGGTGATCTGCGACGACACCGGGCCGATCTCACTCGCCGCCGTGATGGGTGGCGAGACCAGCGAGGTGGTCGCCGACACCCGCACCGTGCTGTTCGAGGCCGCCCACTGGGATCCGGTGATGGTCGGACGCACCGCCCGGCGGCACAAGCTGTTCAGCGAGGCCGCCAAGCGGTGGGAACGTGGCGTCGACCCGGCGCTGCCGCTGGTCGCCATCGACCGCGCCGTACGGCTGCTCACCGAGTACGCCGGCGGCTCCGCCGGCGCGGAGATCCTCGACATCGACCACGTCGCGCCGCCGACCCCGATCGTGATCGACGCCGGGCTGCCCGGCCGCCGGGTCGGAGTGACGTACCCGCCGCAGCGGGTCGTCGAACTGCTGGAAGCCGTCGGCTGCACCGTCGCGACCGGCGCGAGGGCCGGGGTGGCCAGCGCCACCACCGTCGCCACCGGGGCGGCCACCGCCACCTCGGCGGCGTCGGCACCCGACGACGGTGCCGCGCCGCTGGTCGTCGCCCCGCCGAGCTGGCGGCCCGACCTGACCGACCCGGCCGACCTGGTCGAGGAGGTGGTCCGGCTGGCCGGCTACGACAACGTGCCCAGCGCCTTGCCGCCGGCCCCGGCCGGGCGTGGGCTCACCGCCGCCCAACGGCGTCGCCGGACGGTGGCGCGGGCGTTGGCCGAAGCCGGCCACGTCGAGGCGCTCTGCTACCCGTTCGTCTCCCCGCAGGCCGCCGACGACCTGGGGCTGCCCGCCGACGACCCGCGCCGCGACGCGGTCCGGCTGGCCAACCCGCTCGCCGACACCGACCCGCTGCTGCGGACCACCCTGCTGCCGCCGCTGCTGGCGACGCTGCGGCGCAACATCGGCCGGGGGCAGCGCGACGTCGCGCTCTACGAGATCGGCGTGGTGTTCCAACCCCGGCCGGACGCCGCCGCGCCACCGGCGATGGGCGTCGACGACCGGCCCGACGACGCGGTGTTCGCCGCCGCCGACGCCGCCGTACCGCACCAGCCGTGGCACGTCGCCGTGGTGCTCGCCGGTGAGGTGGCCCCGGGTGGCTGGTGGGGCACGGGCCGCCCGGCCAGCTGGGCCGATGCCGTCGAAGCTGGTCGGACCGTGCTCGACGCCGCAGGCATCCCGGCCGACCGGGTCGAGGTCCGGGCCGGCGAGTACGCGCCCTGGCACCCCGGGCGTTGCGCCGAGCTGCTGGTCGACGGGGTCGTGGTCGGCCACGCCGGTGAGCTGCACCCGGCGGCGGTCGCCGCGCTGGAACTGCCTCGGCGTACCTGCGCGATGGAGCTGGACCTGGACGCGGTACCGCCGGCTCCGGTCGTGCCGGCACCGGACTTCTCCAGCTTCCCGCCGGCGTTGATCGACGTCGCATTGGTCGTCGACGAGGCCACCCCGGCGGCGCAGGTCCGCGCCGCGCTCGTCGACGGGGCCGGCGAGCTGCTCGAATCGGTGCGGCTCTTCGACGTGTACGCCGGCGAGCAGCTCGGTGCCGGGCGCAAGTCCCTGGCGTACAAGCTGGTGTTCCGGGCCCCGGACCGCACGTTGACCGTCGAGGAGGCGGTGGCGGCCCGCGACGGCGCGGTCGCCGAGGCCGCCTCCCGGCTCGGCGCCACCCTGCGCGGCGCCTGA
- a CDS encoding DUF427 domain-containing protein, producing the protein MPKAIWNGLVIAESDDTVVVEGNHYFPRSSLRDDLVRDSDTHTHCPWKGDASYLSLEHEGQRSADAVWYYPEPLPAADMIRDRVAFWRDVEVVD; encoded by the coding sequence ATGCCGAAGGCCATCTGGAACGGACTCGTGATCGCCGAGAGCGACGACACGGTCGTCGTCGAAGGAAACCACTACTTTCCCCGGTCGTCCCTGCGTGACGACCTGGTACGCGACTCCGACACCCACACCCACTGCCCGTGGAAGGGTGACGCCTCCTACCTCAGCCTGGAACACGAGGGTCAGCGCAGCGCCGACGCTGTCTGGTACTACCCGGAGCCGCTGCCTGCGGCTGACATGATCCGGGACCGGGTCGCCTTCTGGCGCGACGTCGAAGTCGTCGACTGA
- the argJ gene encoding bifunctional glutamate N-acetyltransferase/amino-acid acetyltransferase ArgJ → MSVTAPKGFRAAGVVAGLKASGAADVALVVNDGPATTAAGVFTANRVQAAPVRWSRQVLRAGAVRAVVLNSGGANACTGPGGFQDTHATAEHVATTLTKAGGTGAAGVGAGEVAVCSTGLIGERLPMDKLLAGVDAAVAALSADAGPAAAEAIMTTDTRSKTVVIDGAGWRVGGMAKGAGMLSPAMATMLCVLTTDALADAADLDAALREACRTTFDRIDSDGCLSTNDTVLLLASGVSGVTPTPAELTAAVTAACADLARQLIADAEGATKEIAIEVVGAASEADAVQVGRAVARNNLVKTALFGNDPNWGRILAAVGTTSAAFDPDQLDVAINGVWVCRDGAAAAPRDQVDLTGRQVHIRVDLHAGADIATIWTNDLSHAYVHENSAYST, encoded by the coding sequence ATGAGTGTCACCGCGCCGAAGGGATTCCGGGCGGCCGGGGTGGTCGCCGGACTCAAGGCCAGCGGTGCGGCCGACGTCGCGCTGGTCGTCAACGACGGGCCGGCCACCACCGCCGCCGGGGTCTTCACCGCCAACCGGGTGCAGGCCGCGCCGGTGCGGTGGAGTCGGCAGGTGCTGCGCGCCGGCGCGGTGCGCGCGGTGGTGCTCAACTCCGGCGGGGCCAACGCCTGCACCGGACCGGGCGGCTTCCAGGACACCCACGCCACCGCCGAACACGTCGCCACGACGCTCACCAAAGCAGGCGGTACGGGGGCTGCGGGCGTCGGTGCGGGCGAGGTCGCGGTCTGCTCGACCGGGCTGATCGGCGAACGGCTGCCGATGGACAAGCTGCTCGCCGGGGTCGACGCCGCGGTGGCGGCGTTGTCCGCCGACGCCGGACCGGCCGCCGCCGAGGCGATCATGACAACCGACACCCGGTCGAAGACGGTGGTGATCGACGGCGCGGGTTGGCGGGTCGGCGGGATGGCCAAGGGCGCCGGCATGCTCTCCCCGGCCATGGCGACGATGCTCTGCGTACTGACCACCGACGCGCTCGCCGACGCCGCGGACCTCGACGCCGCGCTGCGTGAGGCCTGCCGGACCACCTTCGACCGGATCGACTCCGACGGCTGCCTGTCCACCAACGACACGGTGCTGCTGTTGGCCAGCGGTGTGTCCGGGGTCACCCCGACGCCAGCCGAGCTGACGGCTGCGGTCACCGCCGCCTGCGCCGACCTGGCCCGGCAGTTGATCGCCGACGCCGAGGGTGCCACCAAGGAGATCGCGATCGAGGTGGTCGGTGCGGCCAGCGAAGCGGATGCGGTGCAGGTCGGCCGGGCGGTGGCCCGCAACAACCTGGTCAAGACCGCGCTGTTCGGCAACGACCCCAACTGGGGGCGGATCCTCGCGGCGGTCGGCACCACCAGCGCCGCGTTCGACCCCGACCAGCTCGACGTGGCCATCAACGGCGTGTGGGTCTGCCGGGACGGGGCCGCCGCCGCGCCTCGCGACCAGGTCGACCTGACCGGCCGGCAGGTGCACATCCGCGTCGACCTGCACGCCGGCGCCGACATCGCGACCATCTGGACCAACGACCTGTCCCACGCGTACGTGCACGAGAACTCGGCCTATTCGACATGA
- a CDS encoding RNA methyltransferase: protein MAARRLHRRRDRDATRRFLAEGPQAVREALAAPGVVRELFSTVAGLHRHADLVDAAAAVGATVSTVDDAALAALTETVNPQGVVAVCDHVDVTVDTALRRHPGLVAVLAEIRDPGNAGTVLRTADAAGAGAVIFAGAAVDPYNGKCVRASAGSLFHLDVVRHDDPAHVVDTLRAAGLRVLATTGHGDTDLDDLADSGALAAPTAWLFGTEAHGLPAELVDRADARVRVPLYGRAESLNLAAAAAVCLYTSARAQRPGRPTR, encoded by the coding sequence GTGGCCGCGCGGCGGCTGCACCGCCGCCGCGACCGCGACGCCACGCGGCGCTTCCTCGCCGAAGGCCCGCAGGCGGTCCGCGAAGCCCTCGCCGCGCCCGGCGTGGTCCGGGAACTGTTCAGCACCGTCGCCGGCCTGCACCGGCACGCCGACCTCGTCGACGCGGCGGCGGCCGTCGGTGCCACCGTCTCGACGGTCGACGACGCCGCCCTCGCGGCACTGACCGAGACCGTCAATCCGCAAGGCGTCGTCGCCGTCTGTGACCATGTCGACGTCACCGTCGACACCGCGCTGCGCCGCCACCCCGGGCTGGTCGCCGTCCTCGCCGAGATCCGCGACCCCGGCAACGCCGGTACGGTCCTGCGCACCGCGGACGCCGCTGGCGCCGGTGCGGTGATCTTCGCCGGTGCCGCCGTCGACCCCTACAACGGCAAATGCGTCCGGGCCAGCGCCGGGAGCCTGTTCCACCTCGACGTGGTCCGCCACGACGACCCGGCACACGTCGTCGACACGCTACGCGCCGCCGGCCTGCGGGTGCTGGCCACCACCGGCCACGGCGACACCGACCTCGACGACCTCGCCGACTCCGGGGCGCTGGCCGCACCGACCGCCTGGCTGTTCGGCACCGAGGCGCACGGCCTGCCGGCCGAGCTGGTCGACCGGGCCGACGCCCGGGTCCGGGTTCCGCTGTACGGGCGCGCCGAGAGCCTGAACCTGGCTGCTGCCGCTGCCGTCTGCCTGTACACTTCGGCCAGAGCACAGCGCCCAGGAAGGCCCACGCGATGA
- the pheS gene encoding phenylalanine--tRNA ligase subunit alpha → MTYRNDPYDPKQVALLDPAALAGAVADAEKAFAEAADLDALTALRHQHLGDRAPIALARREIGALPPAAKADAGKRVNEARAAVQAAFDARRGELEAERARRVLAEERVDVTLPYDRRPRGARHPLTTLMERIGDLFVGMGYEVAEGPEAELEWTNFDALNISPDHPARGLMDTFHLDLPGLVLRTHTSPVQARTMLTRTPPIYVVCPGRVYRTDELDATHTPVFHQVEGLVVDRGITMAHLKGTLDHFAQAMFGADARTRWRPHYFPFTEPSAEFDVWFPQHRDGPRWVEWGGCGMVNPRVLRACGIDPEVYSGFAFGMGIERTLMFRHGISDMRDMVEGDVRFTRAFGMEV, encoded by the coding sequence ATGACCTACCGCAACGACCCATACGATCCGAAGCAGGTCGCGCTGCTCGACCCGGCCGCGCTCGCCGGTGCGGTCGCTGACGCCGAGAAGGCGTTCGCCGAGGCCGCCGACCTGGACGCGTTGACCGCGCTGCGCCACCAGCACCTCGGCGACCGCGCCCCGATCGCGCTGGCCCGCCGCGAGATCGGTGCCCTGCCGCCGGCCGCCAAGGCCGACGCCGGCAAGCGGGTCAACGAGGCCCGCGCCGCCGTCCAGGCCGCCTTCGACGCCCGGCGCGGCGAACTCGAAGCCGAACGGGCCCGCCGGGTGCTCGCCGAGGAACGCGTCGACGTCACCCTGCCGTACGACCGCCGCCCGCGCGGTGCCCGGCACCCGCTGACCACCCTGATGGAACGCATCGGTGACCTGTTCGTCGGGATGGGCTACGAGGTCGCCGAAGGCCCCGAGGCCGAGCTGGAGTGGACCAACTTCGACGCGCTCAACATCAGCCCCGACCACCCGGCACGTGGGCTGATGGACACCTTCCACCTCGACCTGCCCGGCCTGGTGCTGCGCACCCACACCTCGCCGGTGCAGGCCCGCACCATGCTGACCCGCACCCCGCCGATCTACGTGGTCTGCCCGGGTCGGGTCTACCGCACTGACGAACTCGACGCCACCCACACCCCGGTGTTCCACCAGGTCGAAGGGCTGGTCGTCGACCGGGGCATCACCATGGCGCACCTCAAGGGCACCCTTGACCACTTCGCCCAGGCGATGTTCGGTGCCGACGCCCGGACCCGCTGGCGGCCGCACTACTTCCCGTTCACCGAGCCGTCCGCCGAGTTCGACGTCTGGTTCCCGCAGCACCGCGACGGGCCACGGTGGGTCGAATGGGGCGGCTGCGGCATGGTCAACCCCCGGGTGCTGCGGGCCTGCGGCATCGACCCGGAGGTCTACTCCGGCTTCGCGTTCGGTATGGGCATCGAACGCACCCTGATGTTCCGCCACGGCATCAGCGACATGCGCGACATGGTCGAAGGCGACGTGCGGTTCACCCGCGCCTTCGGGATGGAGGTCTGA